A single region of the Ctenopharyngodon idella isolate HZGC_01 chromosome 21, HZGC01, whole genome shotgun sequence genome encodes:
- the LOC127504142 gene encoding protein SDA1 homolog has product MSGRHNNKLPTNLPQLQNLIKRDPKSYTEEFLQQYRHYQSNVEIFKHQPDKSNKDLAELVMFLAQVGHCYLEELSDFPQQLTDLLLNHHTVLESDLRMTFCKALILLRNKDLVSPTSLLGLFFELLRCHDKLLRKTLYTHIVTDIKNINAKHKNNKLNTTLQNFMYTMLRDSNPIAAKISLDVMVELYKRDIWNDSKTVNVITTACFSKVTKILVAGLKFFLGKDEDEKKDSDSESEDDAPTARDLMIRYSTGKKTSKNKRKMEKAMKVLKKHKKKKKVEVFNFSAIHLIHDPQDFAEKLLKQLESSNERFEVKIMMMELISRLVGIHELFLFNFYPFVQRFLQPHQREVTKILLCAAQASHQLVPPEIIEPVIMTIANNFVTDRNSGEVMTVGINAIKEVVARCPLSMSEDLLQDLTQYKSHKDKNVVMSARGLIQLFRDLNPKMLHRKDRGKPTESSKEAKIQNYGELEAKDYIPGAEVLEVEEKVDEEEDEDGWESASMSEDDEDGEWVNVHHSSDEDQTEVAEKLQSIPEDERKAKAAVVSTSRLLTQDDFKKIRIAQMAKEVSSAPGKGQKRKNVESDEEEERGELLSLRDIERLHKKPKSDKETRLATAMAGRTDRKEFVKKRSKLNPYASTSNKEKKRNKNFLMMKHSQNVRTKGKRSFREKQMALRDALLKKRKRK; this is encoded by the exons atgtcgGGCCGTCACAATAACAAATTACCGACGAACCTCCCACAGTTGCAAAATCTGATCAAGAGGGATCCCAAATCCTATACGGAGGAG TTTTTGCAACAGTATCGTCATTATCAGTCAAATGTGGAGATCTTTAAACATCAACCTGACAAATCTAACAAAGACCTGGCCGAGTTGGTCATGTTCCTGGCTCAG GTTGGACACTGTTATTTAGAGGAGCTATCAGACTTCCCACAGCAGCTGACTGATCTTCTCTTAAACCATCATACTGTGCTGGAGTCAGATCTCAGAATG ACGTTTTGCAAAGCCCTCATCCTCTTGAGGAACAAAGATCTGGTCAGTCCCACCAGTCTTCTGGGGCTGTTCTTTGAGCTGCTGCGCTGTCATGACAAACTTTTGCGAAAG ACTTTATACACCCATATTGTGACcgatatcaaaaatatcaatgccaagcacaaaaacaacaaactgAACACG ACCTTACAGAACTTCATGTACACCATGCTGAGGGATTCAAACCCTATTGCTGCCAAGATCTCTTTAGATGTTATGGTTGAACTTTACAAAAGAGACATCTG GAATGACTCTAAAACCGTGAACGTCATCACCACAGCGTGTTTCTCCAAAGTCACAAAG ATCCTTGTAGCTGGATTGAAGTTCTTCCTGGGAAAAGATGAAGATGAAAAGAAAGACAGTGATTCAGAGTCTGAG GATGATGCGCCAACAGCCAGAGATCTAATGATCCGATATTCCACTGGAAAGAAAACGTCCAAAAATAAGAGGAAAATGGAGAAAGCCATGAAAGTCCTCAAG aaacataaaaagaagaaaaaagtagAGGTTTTTAATTTCTCCGCCATCCACTTGATCCACGATCCACAAG ATTTCGCAGAGAAGCTCCTGAAGCAGCTGGAGAGCTCAAACGAGCGGTTTGAGGTGAAGATCATGATGATGGAGCTCATCTCTAGACTTGTGGGAATTCATGAG CTTTTCCTTTTTAATTTCTATCCATTTGTCCAGCGGTTCCTTCAGCCTCACCAGAGAG aGGTGACCAAAATTCTGTTGTGTGCCGCCCAGGCCTCCCATCAGCTGGTCCCTCCTGAG ATCATTGAACCAGTCATCATGACCATCGCCAATAACTTTGTTACAGACAGAAATTCAGGGGAGGTCATGACAGTTGG AATCAACGCCATAAAAGAAGTGGTAGCCCGCTGTCCTCTCTCGATGTCAGAAGACCTGCTTCAAGATCTCACACAGTACAAATCCCACAAAGATAAAA ATGTTGTGATGTCTGCCAGAGGTCTTATCCAGCTCTTCAGAGATCTCAATCCAAAGATGCTACACAGAAAAGACAGG GGGAAGCCCACAGAATCTTCTAAGGAGGCCAAAATCCAGAACTATGGAGAACTGGAGGCCAAAGACTACATCCCTGGTGCTGAGGTGCTGGAAGTAGAGGAGAAAGTAGATGAAGAGGAAGACGAAG ACGGCTGGGAGAGCGCCAGCATGAGTGAGGACGATGAAGATGGAGAGTGGGTGAACGTGCATCACTCCTCTGATGAAGATCAGACAGAAGTG GCTGAGAAATTACAGAGTATCCCAGAGGACGAGCGCAAAGCCAAAGCTGCCGTGGTCAGCACGAGTCGTCTCCTCACGCAGGACGACTTCAAAAAAATCCGCATCGCTCAGATGGCCAAAGAGGTCAGCTCTGCTCCCGGAAAGGGTCAGAAGAGGAAGAACGTAGAGAGTGATGAGGAAGAGGAGAG aggagAGTTACTTAGCTTGAGAGACATTGAGCGTCTTCATAAGAAACCCAAATCTGACAAAGAAACACGACTTGCAACAGCCATG GCTGGGCGGACTGATAGGAAGGAGTTCGTTAAAAAGAGAAGTAAGCTAAACCCGTACGCCAGCACCAGTAACAAGGAGAAAAAACGAAACAAGAACTTCCTAATGATGAAACACAGTCAGAACGTGAGGACCAAGGGCAAACGCTCCTTCAGAGAGAAACAG ATGGCCCTTAGAGATGCACTCTTAAAGAAGAGAAAACGCAAGTAA